The following are from one region of the Carassius auratus strain Wakin chromosome 43, ASM336829v1, whole genome shotgun sequence genome:
- the LOC113061484 gene encoding nuclear pore complex protein Nup93-like, translated as MDTEGFGELLQQAEQLAAETDAVSELPHVERNLQEIQQAGERLRSRTLTRTSQDTADVKASILLGSRGLDIFHISQRLESLSAATTFEPLEPVKDTDIQGFLKNERDNALLSAIEESRRRTFLLAEEYHRDSMLVQWEQVKQRVLHTLLGAGEDALDFSQEVEPSFVSEVRVPGRSALDSVEAAYSRQIYIFNEKIVNGHLHPNLGNLCASVAESLDDKNVSDMWLMVKQMTDVLLVPAKDTLKSRVSVDMQMAFVRQALQFLENSYKNYTLVTVFGNLHQAQLGGVPGTYQLVCSFLNIKLPTPLPGMQDGEVEGHPVWALIYFCLRCGDLSAAMQVVNRAQHQLGDFKIWFQEYMNSPDRRLSPATENKLRLHYRRVLRNSADPYKRAVYCLIGKCDIGDNHGEVADKTEDYLWLKLNQVCFDEDGSSSPQDRMTLAQLQKQLLEDYGESHFSASQQPFLYFQVLFLTAQFEAAIAFLFRVERLRSHAVHVALVLYELKLLLKSSGQSAQLLSQEAGDPPMVRRLNFIRLLMLYTRKFESTDPREALQYFYFLRNEKDSQGENMFMRCVSELVIESREFDMLLGRLEKDGSRKPGVIDKFAGDTRTIITKVALEAENKGLFEEAVKLYELAKNADKVLELMNKLLSPVIAQVSEPQSNKERLKHMAVAIAERYRTNGIAGEKTVDSTFYLLLDLMTFFDEYHAGHIDRAYDVIERLKLVPLSQESVEERVAAFRNFSDEVRHNLSEVLLATMNILFTQYKRLKGAAAGTPGRAQRTLEDRDMLLRSQARALITFAGMIPYRMAGDTNARLVQMEVLMN; from the exons ATGGATACTGAGGGCTTTGGGGAACTCCTGCAGCAGGCAGAACAGCTTGCGGCAGAGACGGATGCCGTGTCTGAGTTGCCCCATGTTGAGCGAAACCTACAGGAGATCCAACAGGCAGGAGAGCGACTACGCTCCCGCACTCTCACCAGAACCTCTCAAGACACAGCTGATGTAAAAGC ctcCATCCTCTTGGGCTCTCGGGGTCTTGACATCTTCCATATCTCCCAGCGTCTTGAGAGTCTCAGTGCAGCCACTACATTTGAGCCTCTTGAGCCAGTCAAGGACACTGATATTCAG GGCTTTCTGAAGAACGAAAGAGACAATGCACTGCTGTCAGCCATCGAGGAATCACGCCGCAGG ACATTTCTGCTGGCGGAGGAGTACCACAGAGACTCTATGTTGGTGCAGTGGGAGCAGGTGAAGCAGAGAGTGTTGCACACCCTGCTGGGAGCTGGAGAGGACGCACTGGACTTCAGCCAGGAAGTGGAG CCCAGTTTTGTGAGCGAGGTCAGAGTTCCAGGACGCAGTGCACTAGACAGTGTGGAAGCTGCCTACAGCCGACAG ATCTATATCTTCAATGAGAAGATAGTAAATGGGCATCTTCACCCAAACCTGGGAAATCTCTGTGCCTCAGTAGCCGAAAGTCTGGATGATAAG AATGTGTCAGACATGTGGCTCATGGTGAAGCAGATGACAGACGTTCTGTTGGTGCCGGCAAAGGACACGCTGAAGAGTCGAGTGTCTGTAGACATGCAGATGGCCTTTGTCAGACAAGCCCTGCAATTCCTGGAGAACAG CTATAAAAATTACACTCTGGTCACTGTATTTGGGAATCTGCACCAGGCTCAGCTGGGTGGAGTACCTGGCACTTATCAGCTCGTATGCAGCTTTCTGAACATCAAGCTGCCGACCCCGCTGCCTGGCATGCAG GACGGCGAGGTGGAGGGACATCCAGTCTGGGCTCTGATCTATTTCTGCCTGCGTTGCGGAGACCTGTCTGCCGCCATGCAGGTGGTGAATAGGGCACAGCATCAACTGGGTGACTTTAAGATCTGGTTTCAGGAGTACATGAATAGCCCCGACAGACG TTTGTCTCCAGCTACAGAGAATAAACTCCGACTTCATTACCGGCGTGTGCTGAGGAACAGTGCCGACCCCTATAAGCGTGCAGTCTACTGCCTTATCGGCAAATGCGACATTGGCGACAATCATGGAGAGGTGGCCGATAAGACAGAAGACTACCTGTGGCTTAAG CTGAATCAAGTGTGTTTTGATGAGGATGGGAGCAGTTCCCCTCAGGACAGAATGACTCTAGCCCAACTTCAGAAACAGCTGCTGGAAGACTATG GTGAGTCCCATTTCTCGGCCAGCCAACAGCCATTCCTGTACTTCCAGGTGCTTTTCCTGACTGCACAGTTTGAGGCGGCCATAGCGTTCCTTTTCCGAGTGGAGCGTCTGCGCAGCCATGCCGTTCACGTAGCTCTGGTGCTGTATGAACTCAAACTGCTGCTCAAATCATCAGGCCAGAGTGCACAACTCT TGAGTCAAGAGGCTGGAGATCCTCCAATGGTGCGAAGGCTCAACTTCATCAGGCTGCTTATGCTCTACACTCGCAAGTTTGAGTCCACAGACCCACGAGAGGCCCTGCAGTATTTCTACTTCCTCCG GAATGAGAAGGACAGTCAAGGAGAAAACATGTTCATGCGCTGTGTCAGCGAGCTAGTCATCGAGAGTCGGGAG TTTGATATGCTTCTTGGAAGACTTGAAAAAGATGGAAGCAGAAAG CCCGGCGTGATTGACAAGTTTGCCGGAGACACGCGGACCATCATTACCAAGGTGGCATTGGAGGCTGAGAACAAGGGGCTGTTTGAGGAGGCCGTCAAACTATACGAGTTAGCCAAG AATGCTGATAAGGTTCTGGAGCTGATGAACAAACTGTTGAGTCCAGTTATCGCTCAAGTCAGCGAGCCCCAGTCCAACAAAGAGCGACTCAAACACATGGCAGTGGCTATTGCTGAACG GTACCGTACTAATGGTATAGCTGGGGAGAAGACTGTGGACAGCACCTTCTACCTGCTTCTGGACCTCATGACGTTCTTTGATGAGTATCACGCCGGACACATAGACCGAGCCTACGAT GTGATTGAGAGGCTAAAGCTGGTTCCCTTAAGTCAGGAGAGCGTTGAGGAACGGGTTGCGGCCTTCAGGAACTTCAGCGACGAG GTGAGACATAATTTGTCAGAGGTTCTGCTGGCCACGATGAATATCCTGTTCACACAGTACAAGCGTCTAAAAGGGGCTGCAGCAGGCACACCAGGAAGAGCTCAGCGTACCCTAGAGGACAGAGACATG CTGCTGCGCAGTCAAGCCCGGGCTCTGATCACGTTTGCGGGAATGATTCCGTATCGGATGGCTGGAGATACCAATGCCAGACTGGTTCAGATGGAGGTCCTAATGAACTGA
- the mt2 gene encoding metallothionein — protein sequence MDPCDCAKTGACNCGATCKCTNCQCTTCKKSCCSCCPSGCSKCASGCVCKGNSCGSSCCQ from the exons ATGGATCCTTGCGATTGCGCCAAGA CTGGAGCTTGCAACTGTGGTGCCACCTGCAAGTGCACCAATTGCCAGTGTACAACCTGCAAGAAGA GTTGCTGTTCTTGCTGCCCGTCTGGTTGCAGCAAGTGCGCCTCTGGCTGCGTGTGTAAGGGCAATTCCTGCGGCTCCAGCTGCTGTCAATGA